One Mycobacterium sp. SMC-4 DNA window includes the following coding sequences:
- a CDS encoding DUF1906 domain-containing protein, whose amino-acid sequence MRETSGAAGSRLSQPISRRDALRYAAAMSAVAGFGSAAAASTGLPTASAAAPTLIDYAMSQIPAAAIKAAGHAGVINYVSTSRPGSNFGAKPITLPYARSLAAAGLVIVSNYQYGKPGGTAPSDFTRGYAGGVADARTASHLHTAAGGGRNAPIYFSVDDDIDRATWNNQALPWFRGINSVIGVQRTGVYGGIRTCQWATYDGVIGRSRTPGRVWAWQTRSWSQGQIYPAAVLYQRIIDTASNPGPLVGGIRVDVNDVLAQDCGQWNLHP is encoded by the coding sequence ATGCGCGAGACATCAGGGGCTGCCGGCAGCCGGCTCTCGCAGCCGATTTCGCGGCGCGACGCTCTGCGCTACGCCGCGGCGATGTCGGCGGTGGCCGGGTTCGGTTCGGCGGCGGCGGCGAGCACCGGATTGCCGACCGCCTCTGCCGCCGCTCCCACGCTCATCGACTACGCGATGAGCCAGATTCCGGCAGCAGCCATCAAAGCCGCCGGTCACGCCGGGGTGATCAACTACGTCTCCACGTCGAGGCCGGGTTCGAACTTCGGCGCCAAGCCGATCACCCTGCCCTATGCCCGGTCACTTGCCGCTGCCGGTCTGGTCATCGTCAGCAACTATCAGTACGGAAAGCCGGGCGGAACCGCACCGTCGGACTTCACCAGGGGCTACGCCGGCGGAGTCGCCGACGCGCGCACCGCTTCACACCTGCACACCGCGGCAGGCGGCGGCCGTAACGCACCGATCTACTTCAGCGTCGACGACGACATCGACCGGGCCACCTGGAACAACCAGGCGCTGCCGTGGTTTCGCGGAATCAACTCGGTGATCGGGGTGCAGCGCACGGGCGTCTACGGCGGGATAAGGACCTGCCAGTGGGCCACGTACGACGGCGTGATCGGGCGGTCCCGCACCCCCGGGCGGGTGTGGGCCTGGCAGACCCGGTCCTGGTCGCAGGGTCAGATCTACCCTGCCGCGGTTCTGTACCAGCGCATCATCGACACCGCTTCGAATCCGGGACCGCTGGTCGGTGGCATCCGTGTCGACGTCAATGACGTGCTGGCCCAGGATTGTGGCCAGTGGAACCTGCACCCGTAG
- a CDS encoding LLM class F420-dependent oxidoreductase, with the protein MELGFHVPIFDIDGGTTAIAGELARVGEAAEAAGATWLSFMDHFFQIEPTGLPAEANMLEGYTLLGYLAAHTTRIDLGLLVTGVTYRHPGLLAKIVTTVDVLSGGRAVLGIGAAWFEREHLGLGVPYPALSERFERLEEALQVCAQMWDPHNDGPFEGKHYQLAETLCSPQPIGRPKVLIGGGGERKTLRLVAQYGDACNLFGTSPDDVAHKLDVLRGHCDDVGRDFTDIRVTILANNPRPEPETIDEFVSSMAEYAAVGVHTAIVTPSTGAPASWIDAMAPAVPRLAELG; encoded by the coding sequence ATGGAACTCGGATTTCACGTACCCATCTTCGACATCGACGGCGGCACCACTGCCATCGCCGGTGAGCTGGCCCGGGTCGGCGAAGCGGCCGAGGCCGCCGGCGCCACCTGGCTGTCTTTCATGGACCACTTCTTCCAGATCGAGCCCACCGGCCTGCCTGCTGAAGCGAACATGCTCGAGGGGTACACCCTGCTCGGTTACCTGGCTGCCCACACCACACGAATCGACCTTGGACTGCTCGTCACCGGGGTGACCTACCGCCATCCCGGTCTGCTCGCCAAGATCGTCACGACCGTCGACGTGCTTTCCGGCGGCCGGGCTGTGCTCGGCATCGGCGCAGCCTGGTTCGAGCGTGAGCATCTCGGTCTCGGGGTGCCATACCCGGCGCTGTCCGAACGCTTCGAACGGCTCGAGGAAGCACTACAAGTGTGCGCGCAGATGTGGGATCCACACAACGACGGCCCCTTCGAGGGCAAGCACTACCAGTTGGCGGAGACGCTGTGTTCGCCGCAACCGATCGGCCGGCCCAAGGTGCTGATCGGCGGCGGTGGAGAGCGCAAGACGCTGCGCCTGGTCGCGCAGTACGGCGATGCCTGCAATCTGTTCGGTACTTCTCCGGACGACGTCGCCCACAAACTCGACGTGCTGCGCGGACACTGCGACGATGTCGGGCGCGACTTCACCGACATCCGCGTCACGATCCTGGCCAACAACCCGCGGCCCGAGCCCGAGACCATCGACGAATTCGTCAGCAGCATGGCGGAATACGCCGCAGTGGGAGTGCACACCGCCATCGTCACACCGAGCACCGGCGCCCCGGCGTCATGGATCGACGCGATGGCGCCGGCGGTGCCGCGGCTGGCCGAACTCGGCTGA
- a CDS encoding class A beta-lactamase-related serine hydrolase — protein MRRLPKWVLTGIAVVCAVLLVSGCTAQVRGNPPAAQDTPAAPVVAPQASLPPAPAAPPAPAASFTGLDARVQQATADAAATGAAIETVVLDRSTGQRVSNGGDTPFPIASVVKLFIADDLLLRESPLSPADRASLDVMLRSSDDSAAQLFWDRGGQNAVIARVVQRYGLTGTTAPYNGKWDVTLSTASDLVRYYSMLLDGSGGLPREQADVIIDNLAQSTPTGTDGYPQRFGIPEGLSAEPVAVKQGWFCCWNGANQLHVSTGIIGSDRRYVMAISSLDPTSEEAARANITRAVETMFPGGRI, from the coding sequence ATGCGACGACTGCCGAAGTGGGTACTGACAGGCATCGCGGTCGTCTGTGCAGTGCTGCTGGTGAGCGGGTGCACGGCGCAGGTCCGCGGCAACCCGCCGGCCGCACAAGACACTCCCGCCGCGCCGGTGGTCGCTCCGCAGGCCTCGCTGCCGCCCGCTCCGGCGGCCCCGCCGGCACCGGCGGCGTCGTTCACCGGACTCGACGCGCGCGTCCAGCAAGCCACCGCCGACGCTGCCGCAACGGGCGCCGCCATCGAGACCGTGGTTCTGGACCGCAGCACCGGTCAGCGCGTCTCCAACGGTGGCGACACGCCCTTCCCGATCGCATCGGTGGTGAAGCTGTTCATCGCCGACGACCTGCTGCTGCGGGAATCGCCCCTGTCGCCTGCCGACCGCGCGTCACTGGACGTCATGCTGCGTTCCTCCGATGACAGCGCCGCCCAGCTGTTCTGGGACCGCGGAGGCCAGAACGCGGTTATCGCCCGCGTCGTGCAACGCTACGGGTTGACCGGCACCACAGCTCCCTACAACGGGAAATGGGATGTAACCCTGAGCACGGCAAGTGATCTCGTCCGCTACTACAGCATGCTGTTGGACGGCTCCGGCGGGCTGCCCCGCGAGCAGGCCGACGTCATCATCGACAACCTTGCGCAGTCCACACCGACGGGAACCGACGGGTACCCGCAGCGGTTCGGCATCCCAGAGGGACTGTCCGCCGAGCCGGTTGCGGTCAAGCAGGGCTGGTTCTGCTGCTGGAACGGGGCCAATCAGCTACACGTGTCCACCGGCATCATCGGCTCCGATCGCCGTTACGTGATGGCAATCAGTTCGCTGGACCCCACGAGCGAGGAGGCCGCCCGGGCAAACATCACCCGGGCGGTCGAGACGATGTTCCCGGGTGGCAGGATCTGA
- a CDS encoding glycoside hydrolase, with product MLAMSVGAVHADPATDALSRLDELSRQAVQSREAVTTAQRDAEDTQAAQAAADDRHRTALEALAVANSQLQPYQDAVDRVAATSYLSGRTGQVAAVLTAVSPQQLIDQLSLQRAMNQRMADQMQALRVGRERAAQAARASEQAATAARAAAAQASAVRADMEAKWSDLRRQILAAEAQYAVLTPHQQAVIDNAAAVLPALPPGADIPEALPVGVANEAGLQANTIVAARAISARFPQIATIDGVRPDPKPWHPSGLAIDVMIPHHDSPEGIALGNEILAFVLGNAARFGLQDAIWRGTYYTPSGPRGSGYGHFDHIHITTLPRR from the coding sequence ATGCTGGCGATGTCGGTCGGCGCCGTGCACGCGGACCCGGCAACGGATGCGCTGTCGCGCCTGGATGAGCTGTCTCGGCAGGCGGTCCAGAGCCGCGAAGCCGTCACCACGGCACAACGCGATGCCGAGGACACCCAGGCTGCCCAGGCAGCGGCCGACGACCGGCACCGCACCGCGCTGGAGGCCCTCGCGGTCGCGAACTCACAGCTGCAGCCGTATCAAGACGCGGTCGACCGGGTGGCGGCGACGAGCTATCTGAGCGGACGCACCGGCCAGGTCGCCGCCGTGCTGACCGCAGTGTCTCCGCAACAGCTGATCGACCAATTGTCGCTGCAACGGGCAATGAACCAGCGGATGGCTGATCAGATGCAGGCCCTGCGAGTCGGCCGCGAGCGCGCCGCCCAGGCGGCGCGGGCGTCCGAGCAGGCGGCCACCGCAGCGCGTGCAGCGGCCGCACAGGCGTCGGCGGTGCGCGCCGACATGGAGGCAAAGTGGAGTGACCTGAGGCGTCAGATCCTCGCCGCCGAGGCGCAGTACGCGGTGTTGACACCGCACCAACAAGCGGTGATCGACAACGCGGCCGCGGTACTCCCGGCCTTGCCGCCGGGCGCGGATATCCCGGAGGCGCTGCCCGTCGGCGTCGCCAATGAAGCGGGACTGCAGGCCAACACCATTGTGGCGGCCCGCGCCATCAGTGCGCGGTTTCCCCAGATCGCCACGATCGACGGAGTCCGGCCGGACCCGAAGCCCTGGCATCCCAGCGGTCTGGCGATCGACGTGATGATTCCCCACCACGACAGCCCCGAGGGCATCGCGCTCGGAAACGAGATCCTCGCCTTCGTGCTGGGTAACGCGGCCAGATTCGGATTACAGGACGCGATCTGGCGGGGCACCTACTACACCCCCAGCGGACCGCGAGGATCCGGTTACGGGCACTTCGACCACATCCACATCACCACGTTGCCGCGCCGCTAG
- a CDS encoding type II toxin-antitoxin system VapC family toxin produces the protein MTTYVIDAPVAVDLAARGTKVPPEQGLAAPTLLRSQVLALVYGQVHRGELDEPTGRSVLDGIRGLRIRLLGDRVLQDHAWRIAAQLNRPDTYQAEYIALTRLQADVLATADPELAAAARTFVRTVSPADIPGW, from the coding sequence GTGACCACTTACGTCATCGATGCACCGGTAGCAGTTGACCTTGCTGCGCGGGGCACGAAAGTCCCACCGGAACAGGGCTTGGCTGCTCCTACGCTGCTGCGCTCACAGGTGCTGGCCCTCGTGTACGGGCAGGTGCACCGCGGTGAACTGGATGAACCGACTGGCCGCAGCGTTCTCGACGGTATCCGTGGGTTACGTATCCGACTACTGGGCGACCGTGTCCTGCAGGACCATGCATGGCGAATCGCCGCCCAGTTGAACCGGCCCGACACCTACCAAGCCGAGTACATCGCCCTGACCCGGCTGCAGGCGGATGTGCTGGCCACCGCGGACCCCGAACTGGCCGCCGCCGCAAGGACCTTCGTCCGCACCGTGTCCCCAGCTGACATTCCCGGCTGGTAG
- a CDS encoding fatty acid desaturase — protein MPTTTEHARPAALGATALPDPGEQIPPLSWPIIGIFAGALTVFGVSTWAALNDAAPAIATIAASSAAIFVLFTVLHDASHYSISSHRWVNVAFGRVAMFFVSPLISFKSFAFIHIEHHRNTNDGDSDPDHFVSAAPWWQLPVRFPAMDVPYLRFWLRNLHRRPRAEILETAALMTFTVAVVVAAAFTGHLWTLAVIYLIPERVAMFVLAWWFDWLPHHNLGQTQRENRYRATRNRVGAEWLLTPLLLSQNYHLVHHLHPSIPFHRYVAAWRRNESAYLERDSAISTVFGQQLDAAQYREWKQLNGKLAALLPVRMPRSSAARHASTHLIPVNSVEPLTPDSVKVSFDVPEHLRDQFRFQPGQHLTVRHRVDGREVRRNYSICSSATSGELAIGIRRIPGGIFSRFAVETLRAGDCLELMTPTGSFGAPLDPLARGEYVAVAAGSGITPVLSILRTTMEVETESRFTLVYGNRTAESTMFAVELDELESRYADRLRIIHVRSAEPHHPASLRGRIDLAMVARLLTCDITTIDRWFLCGPSDLVTSMRDGLSQAGVPSQQVHLEVFRSEKKVAHTAGLPNAEVTIALSGAQHTVELSAGETVLESALSNDLDTPYACLGGACGTCKAKITAGAVSMDQNFALDAAEVEAGYILTCQSRPTTTAVTVDYDS, from the coding sequence ATGCCGACGACGACTGAGCACGCTCGACCCGCAGCCCTGGGCGCGACCGCTTTGCCCGACCCGGGAGAGCAGATCCCCCCACTGTCCTGGCCGATCATCGGCATCTTCGCCGGTGCGCTGACGGTGTTCGGGGTGTCGACGTGGGCCGCGCTCAACGACGCCGCCCCCGCGATCGCCACCATCGCCGCGAGCTCGGCAGCGATCTTCGTTCTGTTCACCGTGCTGCATGACGCCTCGCACTACTCCATCAGCTCGCACCGCTGGGTCAACGTCGCCTTCGGCCGGGTGGCGATGTTCTTCGTCTCTCCCCTGATCTCGTTCAAGTCCTTTGCGTTCATCCACATCGAGCACCACCGCAACACCAACGATGGCGACTCCGACCCCGATCACTTCGTCAGCGCCGCACCGTGGTGGCAACTGCCGGTTCGCTTCCCGGCGATGGATGTGCCCTACCTACGGTTCTGGCTGCGCAACCTGCACCGGCGGCCCCGCGCCGAGATTCTGGAAACGGCTGCGTTGATGACCTTCACGGTGGCAGTGGTCGTCGCGGCGGCGTTCACCGGACACCTCTGGACGCTGGCGGTGATCTATCTGATTCCTGAGCGGGTGGCGATGTTCGTGCTGGCCTGGTGGTTCGACTGGTTGCCCCACCACAACCTGGGGCAGACCCAACGCGAGAACCGCTATCGCGCGACCCGTAACCGGGTGGGCGCCGAGTGGCTGCTCACTCCCCTACTCCTGTCGCAGAATTACCACCTGGTGCATCACCTGCACCCCTCGATCCCGTTCCACCGCTACGTCGCGGCCTGGCGCCGCAATGAATCGGCCTACCTCGAACGCGACTCCGCGATAAGCACCGTGTTCGGGCAGCAACTCGACGCCGCGCAGTACCGCGAGTGGAAACAGCTCAACGGCAAACTGGCTGCGCTACTGCCGGTCCGCATGCCGCGCTCCTCGGCGGCCCGCCACGCCAGCACTCACCTGATCCCGGTCAACAGCGTTGAGCCGCTGACCCCCGACAGCGTCAAGGTCTCCTTCGACGTTCCTGAACATCTCCGCGACCAGTTCCGGTTCCAGCCCGGCCAGCACCTGACGGTTCGACACCGTGTCGACGGACGCGAGGTACGCCGCAACTATTCGATCTGCAGCTCAGCCACATCAGGCGAGTTGGCGATCGGGATACGACGCATCCCCGGCGGAATCTTCTCCCGCTTTGCCGTCGAAACGCTGCGCGCCGGCGACTGTTTGGAATTGATGACGCCCACCGGAAGCTTCGGAGCACCGCTGGATCCGTTGGCCCGCGGCGAGTACGTCGCCGTGGCAGCCGGCAGTGGCATCACCCCCGTCCTGTCAATCCTGCGCACCACGATGGAGGTCGAGACCGAAAGCCGCTTCACTCTCGTCTACGGCAACCGGACCGCCGAGTCGACCATGTTCGCTGTCGAACTGGACGAGCTCGAATCCCGCTACGCCGACCGGCTGCGCATCATCCACGTGCGCTCTGCCGAACCACATCACCCCGCTTCGCTGCGCGGACGTATCGACCTGGCGATGGTTGCGCGGTTACTGACCTGCGACATCACCACGATTGACCGATGGTTCCTCTGCGGCCCAAGCGATCTCGTCACGTCAATGCGTGACGGTCTGTCGCAGGCAGGGGTGCCGAGCCAGCAGGTGCACCTTGAGGTGTTCCGCAGCGAGAAGAAGGTCGCGCACACCGCCGGCTTGCCGAACGCCGAGGTGACGATCGCCTTGTCCGGCGCGCAGCACACCGTGGAGCTCAGTGCCGGTGAGACGGTTCTGGAATCCGCGCTGAGCAACGACCTCGACACGCCGTATGCCTGTCTCGGAGGGGCGTGTGGCACGTGCAAAGCCAAGATCACCGCGGGGGCCGTATCGATGGATCAGAACTTCGCACTCGATGCCGCCGAGGTCGAGGCCGGCTACATCCTGACCTGTCAGTCCCGCCCCACTACCACGGCGGTGACAGTCGACTACGACAGCTGA
- a CDS encoding alpha/beta fold hydrolase codes for MRLVDDGYKNTGARQRYAEVYDRAWALSPPPDVVHDIATEFGNVRVYRHGPEHGVPIVLIHGFFLTSAMWWAQVEELRGDFTTYAMDMLGQPGASLQRKKMSTPADAARTIDAVLEGLDLHGVHLVGHSYGGWLATHTTAYLPGRLASLTLVDPAPTVVRLSTRFWRSLALLLSTPRSEPARRAAAWVTGHPAPGTPVDLLTKLFVAGFDSFAAPLNTPPLRFCGNRLLRSIDVPVQVLLAGNSVHDSRSAIRRSNGRAFLAASAVAQRFTLVAGRRASRCQRVSSWVHDEALTLGLTRRPGCSLRYI; via the coding sequence GTGCGCTTGGTCGATGACGGATACAAGAACACCGGGGCGCGACAACGCTACGCGGAGGTCTACGACCGGGCGTGGGCCCTGAGTCCGCCGCCGGACGTTGTGCACGACATCGCCACCGAGTTCGGCAATGTTCGGGTGTATCGGCACGGACCGGAGCACGGCGTTCCGATTGTGCTGATCCACGGATTCTTCTTGACATCAGCAATGTGGTGGGCCCAAGTCGAGGAGTTGAGAGGTGATTTCACAACCTACGCGATGGACATGCTCGGACAACCGGGAGCCAGTCTTCAACGCAAGAAGATGTCCACCCCGGCCGATGCCGCCCGCACGATCGATGCGGTGCTGGAGGGGCTGGACCTGCACGGCGTACACCTCGTCGGGCATTCCTACGGCGGGTGGCTGGCCACCCACACCACGGCTTACCTGCCCGGGCGGCTAGCCTCGCTTACCCTCGTCGATCCGGCGCCGACTGTTGTTCGGCTCTCCACCAGATTCTGGCGCAGCCTCGCGCTACTGCTGTCGACGCCTCGTAGCGAACCGGCCCGTCGCGCTGCGGCATGGGTGACCGGCCATCCTGCGCCAGGCACTCCGGTCGACCTCCTCACCAAGCTCTTTGTCGCGGGATTCGACTCGTTCGCCGCCCCGCTGAATACTCCGCCGCTGAGGTTCTGTGGTAACCGTCTGCTGCGGTCAATCGACGTGCCGGTTCAGGTACTCCTTGCCGGCAACTCGGTTCACGATTCCCGCAGCGCGATCCGGCGCTCGAATGGTCGTGCCTTCCTGGCAGCATCAGCTGTGGCCCAACGCTTCACACTCGTTGCCGGCCGACGAGCCAGCAGATGTCAACGCGTGTCTTCGTGGGTTCATGATGAGGCACTCACACTCGGGCTGACGCGACGACCAGGCTGCTCGCTGCGTTACATTTGA
- a CDS encoding CdaR family transcriptional regulator has product MDATESAGDRVAGPDLAASLLANVSILADDMLHYIVGRIPEAGADAELRGLTLGSCSSNIEAALSMVRHGIDAAAAEAPVTALEHARAMASRGHSVDVMLRFYRLGHEYFTETLSATLADSSVDPAVALRIFVDLERFGFRYIDRISSLVAAEYVAELDRRQNQARAERADAVRALLAGERVDVARAERVLGHRLTGRQVGFVCWADERGADLEGLAGQVGRGLGTGHSLVVSDGPLAVWGWASISGDPPPALADLQAKLCEGAERAHIAVGSPHLGTSGFRASHVEAVRTRRVIELSGRAAPTITEFTDVALVDAIARDVDTARAFVAAALGDLAQGDAKGHAERAALLAVLDAQGSYVTAARVLGIHRNTVLQRVRRAEQRRGRPATVKIAELHAALVVCDVLGASVLREAPRS; this is encoded by the coding sequence ATGGACGCGACCGAGTCAGCCGGCGATCGCGTCGCGGGCCCTGACCTCGCCGCGTCGCTGTTGGCCAACGTGTCGATCTTGGCCGACGACATGCTTCATTACATCGTCGGGCGGATCCCGGAGGCCGGTGCGGATGCCGAGCTTCGCGGCCTGACGCTGGGATCGTGCTCGTCGAATATCGAAGCGGCACTGTCGATGGTTCGTCATGGGATCGATGCCGCGGCCGCCGAGGCACCGGTGACCGCTCTGGAACACGCACGGGCGATGGCGTCGCGCGGCCACAGCGTCGATGTCATGCTGCGGTTCTACCGGTTGGGTCACGAGTACTTCACCGAGACGCTGTCCGCCACACTCGCCGACTCCAGCGTCGACCCCGCTGTCGCGCTGAGGATCTTCGTCGACCTCGAGCGGTTCGGGTTCCGCTATATCGACCGCATTTCCAGTCTGGTGGCAGCCGAGTACGTCGCAGAACTGGACCGACGCCAGAACCAGGCGCGCGCCGAGCGCGCAGATGCGGTGCGCGCACTACTGGCCGGTGAGCGTGTCGATGTCGCCAGGGCCGAACGGGTTCTCGGCCACCGGCTCACCGGGCGCCAGGTCGGTTTCGTGTGCTGGGCCGACGAGCGCGGAGCCGACCTCGAGGGACTTGCCGGGCAGGTCGGTCGGGGTCTGGGAACGGGTCACTCGCTGGTGGTCTCGGACGGCCCGCTGGCGGTATGGGGTTGGGCGTCGATCAGCGGCGATCCGCCTCCGGCGCTTGCCGACCTGCAGGCGAAGCTCTGCGAGGGTGCCGAACGTGCACATATCGCGGTCGGCTCGCCCCATCTGGGCACGTCCGGGTTTAGGGCCTCGCACGTCGAGGCGGTACGGACCCGTCGGGTCATCGAGCTGTCCGGGCGCGCTGCGCCGACCATCACCGAGTTCACCGACGTTGCCCTGGTCGACGCTATCGCGCGCGACGTGGACACGGCGCGGGCCTTCGTCGCCGCTGCGCTCGGCGACCTTGCACAAGGCGATGCGAAGGGCCACGCCGAGCGTGCCGCGCTGCTGGCGGTGCTCGACGCACAAGGCAGTTACGTGACCGCGGCGCGCGTCCTGGGCATCCATCGCAACACCGTCTTGCAGCGAGTGCGCCGCGCCGAGCAGCGCCGGGGCCGTCCCGCGACGGTCAAGATCGCCGAACTGCACGCAGCGCTGGTCGTCTGCGACGTGCTGGGGGCCTCGGTACTGCGCGAGGCGCCCCGCTCCTGA
- a CDS encoding lipase family protein produces MFLGLVICCLPVNLAYADDWYPFYNEDRYTAFYTPPNPLPEVAPGEVIRSEPSRLVLEPSGQLGAIEATGTRIMYRSSDAHGKPNVVTGTYFEPFAPWPGRGPRPLIVYGPGTQGQGDQCAPSRQFNQGIHWSPYLDFMLNYEMGFVETLVRRGFAIVMTDYEGLGTVGVTHTYVNRLSQGQAMLDAARAARKLSDTSLLPDGPVAFWGYSQGGAAAASAAELAPAYAPELDIVGTYAGAPPADLAELIPFADGSALVGVIGYALNSVFQSYPEAEPKIRALLTPRGHDFVDKTRNQCVAESAIKFMFRRLQPYFNQPIPELLADPQFRGILDLQKLGTLKPHAPVLINSNRYDPLVPYGPAAQLGRDWCAVGSDIEFRTNEGPPIFNKLVINHALPMVVDGEPAMQWITDRFNGLPTTPNCGQY; encoded by the coding sequence ATGTTCCTGGGCCTTGTTATCTGCTGTCTCCCAGTGAATTTGGCGTATGCAGACGACTGGTATCCGTTCTACAACGAGGACAGGTACACCGCCTTCTACACTCCACCCAATCCGTTGCCCGAGGTTGCGCCCGGCGAGGTGATCCGCAGCGAACCCTCCCGGCTCGTGCTCGAGCCCTCAGGTCAACTCGGCGCCATCGAGGCCACCGGAACGCGCATCATGTATCGCAGTTCCGACGCCCATGGCAAACCCAATGTGGTGACCGGGACCTACTTCGAACCGTTCGCACCATGGCCTGGGCGCGGTCCGCGTCCACTGATCGTCTATGGCCCGGGCACTCAAGGTCAGGGCGATCAGTGCGCGCCGTCGCGACAGTTCAACCAGGGCATCCACTGGTCGCCCTACCTGGATTTCATGCTCAACTACGAGATGGGATTCGTCGAAACCCTGGTCCGGCGCGGGTTCGCCATCGTGATGACCGACTACGAGGGTCTGGGCACCGTCGGCGTGACACACACCTACGTCAACCGGTTGTCCCAGGGGCAGGCCATGCTCGACGCGGCGCGGGCTGCCCGCAAACTGTCGGACACCTCGTTGCTGCCCGACGGCCCCGTCGCTTTCTGGGGGTATTCGCAAGGCGGCGCCGCCGCGGCGTCGGCCGCCGAACTGGCACCGGCCTACGCGCCCGAACTCGATATCGTGGGCACCTACGCCGGCGCCCCGCCGGCCGACCTGGCCGAACTGATTCCGTTCGCCGACGGCAGCGCGCTGGTCGGGGTGATCGGGTACGCGCTCAACAGCGTCTTTCAGTCCTACCCCGAGGCCGAACCCAAGATCCGGGCCCTGTTGACCCCACGTGGCCACGACTTCGTCGACAAGACCAGGAACCAGTGCGTTGCGGAGTCGGCCATCAAGTTCATGTTCCGGCGCCTCCAGCCGTACTTCAATCAGCCCATCCCAGAGCTGTTGGCAGACCCGCAGTTCCGCGGGATTCTCGATCTTCAGAAGCTCGGCACCCTGAAACCCCATGCGCCCGTGCTGATCAACAGCAACCGTTACGACCCGCTGGTGCCCTACGGACCGGCCGCCCAGCTCGGCCGGGACTGGTGCGCCGTCGGCAGCGACATCGAATTCCGCACCAACGAGGGACCGCCGATCTTCAACAAATTGGTGATCAACCACGCGCTACCGATGGTCGTCGACGGCGAGCCCGCCATGCAATGGATCACCGACCGATTCAACGGGCTGCCCACGACACCCAACTGCGGACAGTACTAG
- a CDS encoding class I SAM-dependent methyltransferase, with translation MTEAVGHHPQYDTFADEYLDHARAGLFNAHYDRPTCLRLLGDVAGATVLDAACGPGLYAAELTARGARVIGFDQSPRMVELAEKRVPDGSFRTHDLADPLDWIDDHTVDRVLLALAVEYVDDRVAALREFRRVLRPGGALVLSRLHPTGDWLRHGGNYFQSRVIDETWSRGWHLRYWLTPLEQTCDELYRAGFLIERLLEPRPDPEAAVIDQDKYDRLHREPTGFLAIRAIPDPRDQPAGLGGNRD, from the coding sequence GTGACCGAAGCTGTAGGACACCATCCCCAGTACGACACGTTCGCCGACGAGTACCTCGACCACGCCCGGGCCGGCCTGTTCAACGCCCACTACGACCGTCCCACCTGTCTTCGGTTACTCGGCGACGTCGCCGGGGCCACCGTCCTGGACGCGGCGTGCGGACCTGGGCTCTATGCAGCGGAACTGACCGCGCGCGGAGCCCGGGTGATCGGATTCGATCAGAGTCCCCGAATGGTCGAACTGGCCGAAAAACGCGTGCCCGACGGGAGTTTCCGCACCCACGATCTCGCCGATCCGCTCGACTGGATCGATGATCACACTGTCGACCGGGTGCTGTTGGCGTTGGCTGTGGAGTACGTCGACGACCGAGTCGCCGCGTTGCGGGAGTTCCGCCGTGTTCTGCGGCCCGGCGGCGCACTGGTCCTGTCCCGGCTACACCCCACCGGCGACTGGCTTCGCCACGGCGGCAACTACTTCCAGTCTCGCGTCATCGACGAGACATGGAGTCGGGGCTGGCACCTGCGGTACTGGCTGACGCCGTTGGAGCAGACCTGCGACGAGCTATACCGTGCGGGCTTTCTCATCGAACGGCTGCTCGAACCGCGACCCGACCCGGAGGCAGCCGTGATCGACCAGGACAAGTACGACCGCCTGCACCGTGAACCCACCGGGTTCCTCGCCATTAGGGCGATACCAGACCCGCGCGATCAACCGGCCGGTCTCGGAGGCAATCGAGACTAG